In Candidatus Devosia phytovorans, the DNA window ATGGGATCGAGCACGGGTTGGCTGCCGTCATAGCCGCATTGGCGCAGGAACATGGCGGCCATGGTTTCGCGCATCGGGGCTTTGGCGACACCTTCCTTGAAGCCGCGCTTGTGCAGGGATTCTCCCGTCGTATCCACGCTGATGGTGACGAGGTCATCCTCGATGCGGACCATGATACGCAGCTCGGCGTCGTCGCTGATCGGGGCGCCGAGCTCTTCGCTGATGGCCTTGGCGACGCGCTGGCTGGCGGCGCCAGCGTGATAAATGCGCGAGCGCTTGCAGGAGGCCTCTACTTTGACCGGAACATGCTTGCTCAGAAAGCTGGCCCATTCGACCTTGCGGGCGCGCTTGTCGAGCTGGGCGAGATGCAAGGCGCGGAAGCTGGCGACGCGGGCGAGCACGCGGGTGGCGCCACGCAGTTCGAGATTGGCCTTCCACACGTCGGGCCAGCTGCCCATGAAGGCGACGCCGCCGTCGACCACTGTGGCTTCGGCGAAACCAACCTCGCGCGCTTCGGCGCAGAGGGGGGCTTCGAGCCCGGGGGTGGCGACAAGGTAGATTTCAAAGGGCGCTGCGGTCATGGCGCAGCGATAGAGCTTTTCGCGACCAGGCGAAAGGGTCAGGCTGCGCGACGGACGCGGCGATCGAGGGCAGACAGGATCTGGTTGATGCCATAGGGCTTGGGCACAAAGACCGCGTTGGGCGGCAGTTGAGCCTGCGTCGGGCGGACGCCGCCGGAGACCACGACGATGGGCAGGTTGGGCTTGAGCTGGGCACAGCGCCAGGCGAGGTCCAGGCCCGAGTTCTGGCCGGGCAGGTCTA includes these proteins:
- a CDS encoding class I SAM-dependent RNA methyltransferase, translated to MTAAPFEIYLVATPGLEAPLCAEAREVGFAEATVVDGGVAFMGSWPDVWKANLELRGATRVLARVASFRALHLAQLDKRARKVEWASFLSKHVPVKVEASCKRSRIYHAGAASQRVAKAISEELGAPISDDAELRIMVRIEDDLVTISVDTTGESLHKRGFKEGVAKAPMRETMAAMFLRQCGYDGSQPVLDPMCGSGTFIIEAAEIALGFKPGRERKFAFEQLPSFDARSWGEMLRPAPAKTPGVRFYGSDRDAGAIRMATENAARAGVSDIVSFTQSDVENLDAPNSPPGLVIVNPPYGTRIGNKAPLVGLHRALGHIIRSKLPGWQAGIITSDKDLARTTGLKLDLVEPTVLHGGLRIGLWRTSKNG
- a CDS encoding response regulator, whose product is MDQIRRVMVVEDEVMLLLDLMDNLADHGIDSLPLGMADGAARTLCKSDVDALITDIDLPGQNSGLDLAWRCAQLKPNLPIVVVSGGVRPTQAQLPPNAVFVPKPYGINQILSALDRRVRRAA